Proteins found in one Acetobacter oryzifermentans genomic segment:
- a CDS encoding type II toxin-antitoxin system death-on-curing family toxin, producing the protein MTAFVWIDEREVLILHDRLLGLHGGASGVRDAGLLKSALARPQQHAAYADPLDPVFLATVYTAGIVTNHPFIDGNKRTGFVLGVLFLELNGYRFTAVQEDAANAVLALAAGQMDEQGYAAFLAANVVSDRV; encoded by the coding sequence ATGACAGCCTTCGTCTGGATAGACGAGCGGGAAGTCCTGATCCTGCATGACCGGCTGTTGGGGCTGCATGGCGGCGCTTCCGGCGTGCGTGACGCAGGCCTTCTGAAATCCGCGCTTGCCCGGCCACAGCAGCATGCGGCCTATGCGGATCCGCTGGATCCAGTGTTTCTGGCGACCGTCTATACGGCTGGTATCGTGACAAACCATCCCTTCATCGATGGGAACAAGCGTACGGGCTTTGTGCTCGGTGTGCTGTTTCTGGAACTGAACGGCTATCGTTTCACAGCAGTTCAGGAAGATGCGGCGAATGCCGTCCTTGCGCTGGCAGCAGGTCAGATGGATGAACAGGGCTATGCGGCGTTCCTGGCCGCCAATGTCGTATCCGACAGGGTATAA
- a CDS encoding AbrB/MazE/SpoVT family DNA-binding domain-containing protein: MVELKVRKFGNSLGVVLPKEVISRLNTQDGAPLYLTEAPDGGYRLVPYDPDFETKMAKAEDIMQRYRDTLHVLAQ; the protein is encoded by the coding sequence ATGGTCGAATTGAAAGTACGAAAATTCGGAAACTCACTCGGGGTGGTGCTGCCCAAGGAAGTGATTTCACGTCTGAATACCCAGGACGGTGCGCCCCTGTATCTGACTGAAGCACCAGACGGCGGCTATCGGCTCGTACCTTATGATCCCGACTTTGAAACCAAAATGGCGAAGGCAGAAGATATCATGCAGCGCTATCGTGATACACTGCATGTTCTGGCGCAATGA
- a CDS encoding Txe/YoeB family addiction module toxin: MTVVFHEDGWEDYLSWFRSDHAVLEKINALIEDVRRHPFQGLGKPEPLKGQLSGWWSRRITGEHRLVYRVQGRVEEDQRIEVAQCRFHY; the protein is encoded by the coding sequence GTGACAGTCGTTTTTCATGAAGATGGCTGGGAGGATTATCTTTCGTGGTTCCGCTCAGACCATGCGGTTCTTGAGAAGATCAATGCCCTGATTGAGGATGTAAGGCGGCATCCGTTTCAGGGGCTGGGCAAGCCGGAACCGCTGAAAGGTCAGCTTTCCGGGTGGTGGTCTCGTCGGATTACGGGAGAACATCGTCTGGTCTACCGGGTTCAGGGGCGTGTGGAGGAGGATCAGCGGATTGAGGTCGCACAGTGTCGGTTTCATTACTGA